A stretch of Rhinoderma darwinii isolate aRhiDar2 chromosome 4, aRhiDar2.hap1, whole genome shotgun sequence DNA encodes these proteins:
- the TMEM30A gene encoding cell cycle control protein 50A codes for MAMNYKEEDGHHNSGVGPGPAVKSKKPDNTAFKQQRLPAWQPILTAGTVLPAFFVIGIIFIPIGIGIFVTSNNIREHEIDYTGIDSSSPCHKCLNASWNSTPSCVCVHNFTLDNAFESNVFLYYGLSNFYQNHRRYVKSRDDSQLNGDKNSLTNPSKECDPYRMNLNKPIAPCGAIANSMFNDTFRLYQIKEGAEVEIFFTKKGIAWWTDKNVKFRNPAGNISDLKETFKDTTKPINWQKPVYELDPNDDNNNGFVNEDFIVWMRTAALPTFRKLYGLIEKNDAAYAALAPGNYSLHVEYNYPVLSFDGRKRMILSTISWMGGKNPFLGIAYITVGSICFFLGVILLIIHHKYGNRNNSADIPN; via the exons ATGGCTATGAACTACAAGGAGGAAGATGGGCACCATAACTCGGGTGTGGGGCCCGGGCCGGCAGTGAAGAGTAAGAAGCCCGATAACACTGCTTTTAAGCAGCAGCGACTTCCGGCTTGGCAGCCGATTCTCACTGCTGGGACCGTGCTGCCGGCATTCTTCGTTATCGGGATCATCTTCATTCCTATAGGGATCGGCATCTTCGTCACCTCCAATAACATCAGAGAACATGAG attgaCTACACTGGAATAGATTCAAGTAGCCCGTGTCACAAGTGCTTGAATGCCTCTTGGAACAGCACTCCATCATGTGTGTGCGTTCATAACTTTACCTTGGATAATGCATTTGAG AGCAATGTGTTTTTGTATTATGGACTGTCAAACTTCTATCAGAACCATCGACGTTATGTAAAGTCTAGAGATGACAGTCAGCTGAATGGAGACAAGAACTCTCTTACA AACCCCAGCAAGGAATGTGACCCCTATCGTATGAATCTCAACAAACCTATTGCTCCCTGTGGTGCCATTGCGAACAGCATGTTTAACG ACACTTTCCGCTTATATCAGATCAAAGAAGGAGCTGAAGTAGaaatttttttcaccaaaaaaggCATTGCTTGGTGGACTGATAAAAATGTGAAGTTCAGGAATCCAGCTGGAAATATTAGTGATCTGAAGGAGACCTTTAAAG ATACAACAAAGCCAATTAACTGGCAGAAACCGGTCTACGAGTTAGATCCAAATGACGACAACAACAATGGCTTCGTCAATGAGGATTTCATTGTGTGGATGCGCACGGCAGCACTGcctactttcagaaaactttatGGGTTGATAGAAAAGAATGATGCCGCATATGCTGCCTTGGCGCCTGGCAATTACTCTCTCCATGTAGAATACA ATTACCCTGTTCTCAGCTTTGATGGAAGGAAGAGAATGATCCTCAGCACAATCTCCTGGATGGGGGGAAAGAATCCATTCTTAGGAATTGCTTACATCACTGTGGGCTCCATCTGCTTCTTCTTGGGTGTTATACTGCTTATTATCCACCATAAATATGGAAATCGCAACAACAGTGCTGATATTCCAAACTAA